Proteins encoded within one genomic window of Rossellomorea vietnamensis:
- the lysS gene encoding lysine--tRNA ligase, with the protein MKHMSHEEINDQLRVRREKMEAIREKGQDPFGKRYDRTHSSSDIKSQFDEFSKEELEEKDITVTIAGRIMTKRGKGKAGFAHLQDLAGQVQIYVRKDAIGEEAYEVFNTADLGDIVGITGTVFKTKVGELSVKAKEFHLLTKALRPLPEKFHGLKDVEQRYRQRYLDLITSQESKETFIARSRIIQSMRRYLDNNGYLEVETPMMHAIAGGASARPFNTHHNALDMPLYMRIAIELHLKRLIVGGLEKVYEIGRVFRNEGVSTRHNPEFTMIELYEAYADYRDIMALTENLVAHIAKEVFGSTTVQYADNEINLEPEWTRLHMVDAVKEHTGVDFWQEMSDEDARALAKEHGIEIKDNMQYGHVVNEFFEQKVEDKLIQPTFIYGHPVEISPLAKKNDEDPRFTDRFELFIVGREHANAFTELNDPIDQRERFEAQLKEREEGNDEAHMMDNDFIEALEYGMPPTGGLGIGIDRLVMLLTNSPSIRDVLLFPLMRHRD; encoded by the coding sequence GTGAAACACATGAGTCACGAAGAAATCAATGACCAGCTTCGCGTCAGACGCGAAAAGATGGAAGCCATCCGTGAAAAGGGACAGGATCCATTCGGTAAACGATATGATCGCACACACAGTTCATCGGATATCAAATCTCAATTCGATGAGTTTTCTAAAGAGGAACTGGAAGAGAAAGATATCACTGTCACGATCGCAGGCCGTATCATGACGAAGCGTGGAAAAGGTAAAGCGGGATTCGCCCATCTTCAGGATCTGGCTGGACAAGTTCAAATCTATGTTCGTAAAGATGCCATCGGTGAAGAAGCATATGAGGTTTTCAATACAGCAGACCTTGGTGATATCGTAGGGATCACGGGTACTGTATTCAAAACAAAGGTAGGGGAGCTTTCTGTTAAAGCGAAAGAATTCCACCTGCTGACGAAAGCACTTCGCCCGCTTCCTGAAAAATTCCACGGTTTAAAGGACGTTGAACAACGTTATCGTCAACGTTATCTGGACCTGATTACAAGTCAGGAAAGCAAAGAAACGTTCATCGCGCGCAGCCGCATCATTCAATCTATGAGAAGGTACCTTGACAATAACGGTTACCTGGAAGTAGAAACACCAATGATGCACGCAATCGCAGGCGGGGCTTCTGCCCGTCCATTCAATACACACCATAACGCTCTTGATATGCCTCTTTATATGCGTATCGCAATCGAGCTTCATCTAAAACGCCTGATCGTTGGCGGGCTTGAAAAAGTATACGAAATTGGACGTGTATTCCGTAACGAGGGAGTTTCAACAAGACATAACCCTGAGTTCACGATGATCGAGCTTTACGAAGCGTATGCGGATTACCGTGATATCATGGCTCTGACTGAAAATCTTGTTGCCCATATTGCAAAGGAAGTATTCGGATCTACTACGGTTCAATACGCTGACAATGAAATCAACCTTGAGCCGGAATGGACTCGTCTTCATATGGTAGACGCCGTGAAAGAGCACACAGGTGTAGACTTCTGGCAGGAAATGTCCGATGAAGATGCCCGTGCCCTTGCCAAAGAACACGGCATCGAAATCAAAGACAACATGCAATATGGTCACGTCGTCAATGAATTCTTCGAACAAAAGGTGGAAGATAAGCTGATTCAGCCTACCTTCATCTATGGTCATCCCGTGGAAATCTCTCCACTTGCCAAGAAGAATGATGAAGACCCGCGCTTTACGGATCGCTTTGAATTATTCATCGTAGGCCGTGAACATGCCAATGCCTTCACAGAGCTTAATGATCCGATCGATCAAAGAGAACGCTTTGAGGCGCAATTGAAAGAAAGAGAAGAAGGAAATGACGAAGCCCATATGATGGATAATGATTTCATCGAGGCTCTTGAGTACGGAATGCCGCCAACGGGTGGCCTGGGTATCGGCATCGACAGGTTAGTTATGCTGTTAACCAATTCTCCATCCATCAGGGACGTACTATTATTCCCGTTAATGCGTCACCGTGACTAA